One stretch of Nitratiruptor tergarcus DSM 16512 DNA includes these proteins:
- a CDS encoding energy transducer TonB, protein MNRLVLSFFITLFLYVLLFLIVRIDLQKPPISTESKHRFNISDLRLIKQKPLQKSHIQPKPKSPKVEKKRAKKEQQKQIKKLHRSKKRKKSIKLLKKRQAVKKIVKTSSAHKKTKTKEHNQTTQAIPSLTQLFAKKRIPKKSSNNLPPELRKLYKDEFESFTKEQKKFIQNNLTKIGSITQKYLYLRGYPYIAIKTKQEGVNIVEFYLHPNGDITNLHIIKSSGYEALDKNSLETIKTAYKDYPLPTQTTKIKIYVRYSIIY, encoded by the coding sequence ATGAATCGGCTTGTTCTCTCGTTTTTCATCACACTATTTCTCTATGTACTGCTCTTTTTGATAGTGCGTATTGATCTGCAAAAACCACCGATATCGACAGAGTCAAAACATCGATTTAATATAAGTGACCTGCGCCTTATCAAACAAAAACCTCTACAAAAATCGCACATACAACCAAAACCCAAAAGTCCAAAAGTAGAAAAAAAGAGAGCAAAAAAAGAGCAGCAAAAACAGATAAAAAAGCTGCATAGAAGTAAAAAGAGAAAAAAAAGTATAAAACTTTTAAAAAAGAGACAAGCGGTAAAAAAAATTGTTAAAACCTCTTCTGCCCATAAAAAAACAAAAACAAAAGAACACAATCAAACAACGCAAGCCATACCCTCTCTCACACAGCTATTTGCAAAAAAAAGGATCCCCAAAAAAAGCTCAAACAATCTTCCTCCTGAACTACGAAAGCTCTATAAAGATGAGTTTGAGAGTTTTACGAAAGAGCAAAAAAAGTTTATTCAAAACAACCTAACAAAAATTGGTTCTATCACGCAAAAATACCTCTATCTCAGAGGCTATCCCTATATAGCAATAAAAACGAAGCAAGAAGGGGTCAATATTGTAGAATTCTATCTCCATCCCAATGGAGACATTACCAATTTACATATCATAAAATCAAGTGGTTACGAAGCACTGGATAAAAACTCTCTAGAAACAATCAAAACAGCTTATAAAGACTATCCTCTCCCAACCCAAACAACAAAGATAAAAATCTATGTGCGCTATAGTATAATCTACTAA
- a CDS encoding bifunctional diguanylate cyclase/phosphodiesterase yields the protein MLLNISKSLSRRILTYFFIVSISLILLIFYTFEAVGKEAFKSLEKSKAEVVIDTIIPTVSMDLYLGMDDQAKQLIENILKANKNILGITLIHNKKVVATYMKQNIRNKDYFVFTKTITKPNSKEKIGNIYVVYSYEHYEEIIDKYKKILLMFLGGIALLLFLFSVYLEQLLSPFKAIVAALADYSPKKDLHFPDFIHREDEIGSIARVLESMQNRIKKYALKQENMNKILEEKVQEKTKELRNRLYIDSLTGLANRLKLQEDLSQLPHASIVIINIDSFKEINDLFGHKIGDKILKDFAVKLKNLINTNNPRLYRLGGDEFALLFHNKMSRDDIKLFLDSLTKNIEKMVFVHGDKELSLHVSMGAAAGEKGILEKADIALKKAKKARRVYAIYEYDDAKVEKEYEKNIEWIKKLKRSIELDRVVPFFQPIVNTQTRKPKGYECLIRIIDDNGSVVSPGVFLEIAKKSRYYNRLTGIMIEKSCQYFSQSTCSFSINLSILDILDPNIVAHLKESIQKYEVENKIILEIVESEGIENYELVYNFFTEMKEIGCQIAIDDFGTGYSNFEHILKLPIDYIKIDGSLIENICENEDSELIVSTIVDFAHKKGIKTVSEYVSNKEIFEKIRSLGVDYAQGFYFDKPKQYVEKDCDI from the coding sequence ATGCTGCTTAATATTAGCAAATCACTTAGTCGAAGAATTCTTACATATTTTTTTATTGTATCTATTTCTTTAATACTACTCATTTTCTATACATTTGAAGCAGTAGGGAAAGAGGCGTTTAAAAGTTTGGAAAAATCAAAAGCGGAAGTGGTTATTGATACTATTATCCCTACAGTCTCTATGGATCTCTATCTTGGTATGGATGATCAAGCAAAACAGCTTATAGAAAATATTCTCAAAGCAAACAAAAATATTTTAGGTATCACGTTAATACATAATAAAAAAGTGGTAGCTACATATATGAAACAGAATATTCGCAACAAAGACTATTTTGTATTTACGAAAACGATTACTAAACCAAATTCAAAAGAGAAAATTGGCAATATATATGTAGTATATTCCTATGAGCATTATGAGGAAATCATTGATAAATACAAAAAAATTCTTCTTATGTTTTTAGGAGGGATTGCACTTTTATTGTTTCTTTTTAGTGTTTATCTTGAGCAGCTCCTCTCTCCTTTTAAGGCTATTGTCGCTGCTCTTGCAGATTATAGTCCAAAAAAAGATCTCCATTTCCCAGATTTCATCCATAGAGAAGATGAAATAGGTTCAATAGCAAGAGTATTAGAGTCGATGCAAAATCGCATCAAGAAGTATGCCCTCAAACAGGAAAATATGAATAAAATTCTTGAAGAGAAGGTGCAAGAAAAGACAAAGGAACTCCGGAATCGACTCTATATCGACTCATTAACTGGTCTTGCAAATAGATTAAAACTCCAAGAGGATTTGAGCCAACTTCCTCATGCAAGTATAGTGATTATTAATATCGATAGTTTTAAAGAGATTAACGATCTCTTTGGACATAAAATCGGTGATAAGATCCTCAAAGATTTTGCGGTAAAGTTAAAAAATCTTATTAATACAAATAATCCAAGGCTCTACCGGCTGGGAGGTGATGAGTTTGCACTTCTCTTTCATAATAAAATGAGTAGAGATGATATTAAACTCTTCCTTGATAGTCTTACTAAGAATATAGAGAAAATGGTTTTTGTTCATGGAGATAAGGAACTCTCTTTGCATGTAAGTATGGGTGCAGCAGCGGGAGAAAAGGGAATATTGGAAAAAGCTGATATAGCTTTGAAAAAAGCAAAAAAAGCGCGAAGAGTCTATGCAATTTATGAGTATGATGATGCAAAAGTTGAAAAAGAGTATGAGAAAAATATTGAGTGGATTAAAAAACTCAAACGATCCATTGAACTTGATAGAGTAGTACCCTTTTTTCAACCTATAGTCAATACACAAACACGTAAACCAAAGGGGTATGAGTGTCTCATACGTATCATTGATGATAATGGAAGCGTTGTCTCTCCTGGTGTTTTTTTAGAGATTGCCAAAAAGAGTAGATATTACAACAGATTAACAGGTATTATGATAGAGAAGAGTTGTCAATATTTTAGTCAAAGTACCTGTAGTTTTTCAATCAATCTCTCTATTCTTGATATTTTAGATCCAAATATCGTAGCTCATCTCAAAGAGAGTATTCAAAAATATGAGGTAGAAAACAAAATTATATTAGAGATTGTAGAATCTGAGGGAATTGAAAACTATGAACTTGTCTATAATTTCTTTACTGAAATGAAAGAGATAGGATGTCAAATAGCAATTGATGATTTTGGTACTGGGTATTCAAATTTTGAGCATATACTTAAACTTCCTATAGATTACATTAAAATTGATGGTTCACTCATAGAAAATATTTGTGAAAATGAAGATTCTGAACTTATTGTTTCAACAATTGTAGATTTTGCTCATAAAAAGGGTATAAAGACTGTATCTGAGTATGTAAGTAATAAAGAGATTTTTGAAAAAATCCGATCTTTAGGTGTAGATTATGCTCAAGGTTTCTACTTTGATAAGCCAAAGCAGTATGTAGAAAAGGATTGTGATATTTAG
- a CDS encoding 3-isopropylmalate dehydratase small subunit: protein MNVITGKVWKFGDNIDTDLIIAARYLNTSDPHELAKHVMEDADPEFVKKLQPGDIIVAGENFGCGSSREHAPIALKAAGVAAVVAKSFARIFYRNAFNMGLPIFELKETDKINEGDLISIDMEKGVIKDLDKHNEYTFTPIPPFMQELLSCGGLMNYAKAKILEENR from the coding sequence ATGAATGTAATCACCGGGAAAGTATGGAAATTTGGGGATAATATAGATACAGATCTCATTATCGCTGCACGCTATCTCAATACCTCAGATCCCCATGAGCTTGCAAAACATGTGATGGAAGATGCGGATCCCGAATTTGTAAAAAAACTGCAACCTGGTGATATTATAGTAGCAGGAGAAAATTTCGGATGTGGGAGTAGCCGCGAGCATGCTCCTATCGCACTCAAAGCAGCAGGTGTTGCAGCAGTGGTGGCTAAAAGTTTTGCACGTATTTTCTATCGCAACGCATTTAATATGGGATTGCCTATATTTGAACTTAAAGAGACAGATAAAATAAATGAAGGTGATCTTATCTCTATAGATATGGAAAAAGGCGTTATAAAAGATCTCGATAAGCACAATGAATATACATTTACCCCTATTCCTCCATTTATGCAAGAGCTTCTTTCATGTGGTGGATTGATGAACTATGCCAAAGCGAAAATTTTGGAGGAGAATAGATGA
- a CDS encoding CCA tRNA nucleotidyltransferase, whose amino-acid sequence MQAKYRHGGQYPELLALLPVNLQEELLYLKNFFAPYTRRVYMVGGSVRDLLRNQIFHQNNAIVDLDLEVYGIGEDEFAKLMQKLGAKGVGKSFFVYKYKHYIDISLPRIESKVAKGHRGFAVQLAKDEQEASMRRDFRMNALMLNIFDGKLLDFWGGIEDIIAKRIAIIDEEKFKEDSLRVLRAMQFSARFGYKIEQRSCQIMQKMDLGDLSQERIFWEFEKMFLAKWLHYGLYYLLHLCICQKIFGVKLDRVFFFTTARELAKSQKNFEEHLYKFYFLYIFTKNQHRSFQQFLDILHTPNEYYRAFKRQKYLPRVRTNRFLAGLATNYPLQNYLGNYKEDVKIRAKQFGFWKEKFVPIKPAILLAQGYSGKELGQELRRRTLQIIRERF is encoded by the coding sequence ATGCAAGCGAAATATAGACACGGGGGACAGTATCCTGAGCTTCTCGCTCTGCTTCCAGTAAATCTTCAAGAAGAGCTTCTCTATCTCAAAAATTTCTTTGCTCCCTATACAAGACGCGTTTACATGGTAGGAGGGAGTGTAAGAGATCTCTTACGTAACCAAATATTCCATCAAAATAATGCTATTGTTGATCTCGATCTCGAAGTGTATGGTATAGGTGAAGATGAGTTTGCAAAACTCATGCAAAAGCTTGGTGCCAAAGGTGTTGGTAAGAGCTTTTTTGTCTACAAATATAAGCACTATATTGATATCTCACTTCCGCGCATAGAGAGCAAAGTAGCAAAAGGGCACAGAGGCTTTGCGGTACAGCTTGCAAAAGATGAACAAGAGGCCTCAATGCGCAGAGACTTTCGTATGAATGCATTGATGCTCAACATCTTTGATGGAAAACTTCTTGATTTTTGGGGTGGGATAGAGGATATCATAGCTAAACGCATCGCTATTATCGATGAAGAGAAGTTTAAAGAGGATAGCTTGCGGGTGCTGCGGGCAATGCAGTTTAGTGCAAGATTTGGATATAAAATAGAGCAAAGAAGTTGCCAGATTATGCAAAAGATGGATCTAGGAGATCTAAGTCAAGAGCGTATCTTTTGGGAGTTTGAGAAGATGTTTTTAGCCAAATGGCTTCACTATGGGCTCTACTATCTTTTGCACCTTTGCATTTGTCAAAAGATATTTGGCGTGAAGCTTGATAGAGTCTTTTTCTTTACTACTGCACGCGAATTAGCAAAATCGCAAAAAAACTTTGAAGAGCATCTCTATAAATTTTACTTTTTATATATTTTCACAAAAAATCAGCACAGGTCATTTCAGCAATTTTTAGATATTTTACATACGCCCAATGAGTACTATAGAGCCTTTAAAAGACAAAAATATCTACCAAGAGTACGTACTAATAGATTTCTTGCAGGTCTTGCAACCAATTATCCTTTGCAAAACTACCTTGGAAACTATAAAGAAGATGTTAAAATACGTGCAAAGCAGTTTGGTTTTTGGAAAGAGAAGTTCGTACCAATCAAACCAGCAATACTTTTAGCACAAGGCTACAGTGGCAAAGAGTTGGGCCAAGAATTGCGCCGTAGAACACTACAAATCATTAGAGAGAGGTTTTGA
- the hemL gene encoding glutamate-1-semialdehyde 2,1-aminomutase: MLEKSMQAYKEALQVIPGGVDSPVRAFKSVGGVPPFIDRGEGAFIYDIDGNSYIDYVQSWGPLIFGHADKETLDAVCNQAQKGLSFGAPTLIETELAKEIVELFDNIDKIRFVSSGTEAVMSAIRLARGYTGRDDIVKFEGCYHGHSDSLLVSAGSGAATFGNPSSPGVPADFTKHTLLARYNDLESVKKCFEASDNIACVIIEPIAGNMGLVPAEEDFLVGLRKLCDEYGALLIFDEVMSGFRASLKGAQAFTSVVPDMVTFGKVIGGGMPVGAFGARAEIMAHLSPEGPVYQAGTLSGNPVAMAAGLSVIRRLKANPELYNVLEARAKGLVGGFQKIAQAHGVPLQVDVRGSMFGFFFNENPVKNFDDAKRSDLEFFAKFHQEMIKRGVYFACSQFEAGFICEPLDEKLIDMTLEKIEEALKKIV; this comes from the coding sequence ATGCTCGAAAAGAGTATGCAAGCTTACAAAGAGGCGCTACAGGTGATTCCTGGTGGAGTGGATTCGCCAGTGAGAGCATTTAAGAGTGTTGGTGGAGTGCCTCCCTTTATAGACAGAGGCGAGGGGGCTTTTATCTACGATATCGATGGCAATAGCTATATCGATTATGTTCAAAGCTGGGGGCCTCTTATTTTTGGTCATGCTGACAAAGAGACACTTGATGCAGTCTGTAATCAAGCACAAAAGGGGCTGAGCTTTGGTGCACCAACTCTCATTGAGACTGAATTAGCAAAAGAGATAGTAGAGCTCTTTGATAATATCGATAAAATCCGTTTTGTGAGCAGTGGGACTGAAGCTGTGATGAGTGCTATACGCCTTGCAAGGGGCTATACAGGGCGTGATGATATAGTGAAATTTGAAGGTTGCTACCATGGCCATAGCGATAGCCTGCTTGTAAGCGCTGGAAGTGGCGCAGCTACTTTTGGAAATCCTAGCAGTCCTGGAGTACCTGCTGACTTTACTAAGCACACTTTGCTTGCTCGCTATAACGATTTAGAAAGTGTAAAAAAGTGTTTTGAAGCTAGTGACAATATTGCATGTGTGATTATCGAGCCAATAGCAGGCAATATGGGATTGGTGCCAGCTGAAGAGGATTTTTTAGTAGGACTTCGCAAACTCTGTGATGAGTATGGAGCTCTTCTTATTTTTGATGAAGTTATGAGCGGATTTCGAGCAAGTCTCAAAGGGGCACAAGCATTTACTTCTGTTGTGCCAGATATGGTAACTTTTGGTAAAGTTATTGGTGGTGGAATGCCAGTAGGAGCCTTTGGTGCGAGAGCTGAAATAATGGCGCATCTTAGCCCAGAAGGCCCAGTCTATCAAGCAGGAACTCTTAGTGGCAATCCAGTTGCTATGGCTGCTGGTTTATCTGTGATACGTCGTCTCAAGGCTAATCCAGAGCTTTATAATGTACTTGAAGCAAGAGCTAAAGGGCTTGTAGGAGGTTTCCAAAAGATCGCACAAGCTCATGGTGTGCCACTGCAAGTAGATGTGCGTGGAAGTATGTTTGGATTTTTCTTTAATGAAAATCCTGTTAAAAACTTTGATGATGCGAAAAGAAGTGATTTAGAATTCTTTGCAAAATTTCATCAAGAGATGATTAAACGTGGAGTCTATTTTGCGTGCAGCCAGTTTGAAGCTGGTTTTATTTGTGAGCCTCTTGATGAAAAACTCATAGATATGACGTTAGAAAAAATTGAAGAAGCTTTGAAGAAGATAGTATGA
- a CDS encoding AtpZ/AtpI family protein has product MKQPKYRKIIEGAEALSLGISIVVAILIGVGLGLWMQSLFHQRWLLWLGVFWGVAAAILNIYKAYKKQKSELDELAKDPRYKNYYDKDEDEDLKEYEK; this is encoded by the coding sequence ATGAAGCAGCCAAAATATCGTAAGATAATTGAAGGAGCTGAGGCTCTCTCTTTAGGAATTAGTATCGTGGTAGCGATACTCATAGGTGTGGGACTTGGGCTTTGGATGCAGTCACTCTTTCATCAAAGATGGCTGCTGTGGCTAGGAGTTTTTTGGGGAGTGGCAGCTGCTATTCTCAATATCTATAAAGCCTATAAAAAACAAAAAAGTGAGCTTGATGAGCTTGCAAAAGATCCTCGCTATAAAAACTACTACGATAAAGATGAAGATGAGGATCTTAAAGAGTATGAAAAATGA
- the leuB gene encoding 3-isopropylmalate dehydrogenase has protein sequence MKRYTVALIKGDGIGPEIIDEAVKVLDAVSVKEGFEITYKEALLGGAAIDVTGEPIPEETIEIAKSADAVLFGAIGGPQWDDLPRDKRPETGLLKLRKALEVFANLRPVTVYDELVNASTLKPEVIQGTDLMVVRELIGGIYFGQPRAYEGDRAYNTMVYTKQEVYRIAKVGFEIAMKRNKKLVSVDKANVLEVSQLWRDTVNEVAKEYPEVSVEHMYVDNAAMQLVRDPKQFDVILTGNIFGDILSDEASMLSGSIGLLPSASIGEKYGLYEPIHGSAPDIAGQGIANPIATIASAAMMLRYQFGEESAAKRIEDAIKRVLKEGYRTKDLSSFDAKEVVTTSEMGSLIAQYASEI, from the coding sequence ATGAAACGCTATACAGTAGCCCTCATAAAAGGTGATGGTATCGGGCCAGAGATTATCGATGAAGCTGTCAAGGTGCTCGATGCAGTAAGTGTCAAAGAGGGTTTTGAAATTACTTACAAAGAAGCGCTCCTAGGGGGTGCTGCTATTGACGTAACAGGAGAGCCTATTCCTGAGGAGACAATAGAGATTGCAAAAAGTGCAGATGCAGTACTTTTTGGTGCGATTGGCGGACCGCAGTGGGATGATTTGCCACGGGATAAACGTCCTGAAACAGGTCTTTTAAAGTTACGCAAAGCTCTTGAAGTGTTTGCAAATCTTCGTCCGGTAACAGTCTATGATGAGCTTGTCAATGCTTCAACTCTCAAGCCTGAAGTAATTCAGGGTACAGATCTCATGGTGGTGCGAGAGCTTATTGGTGGGATCTATTTTGGTCAGCCAAGAGCGTATGAGGGTGATAGAGCCTATAATACAATGGTCTATACAAAGCAAGAGGTGTACCGTATAGCAAAAGTTGGTTTTGAAATTGCTATGAAACGCAATAAAAAGCTCGTTTCAGTGGATAAAGCAAACGTTTTGGAAGTGAGCCAACTATGGCGAGATACTGTCAATGAAGTAGCAAAAGAGTATCCTGAAGTAAGTGTAGAGCACATGTATGTAGATAATGCAGCTATGCAGCTTGTACGCGATCCAAAGCAGTTTGATGTGATTCTCACTGGCAATATTTTTGGTGATATTCTCAGTGATGAAGCAAGTATGCTTAGTGGCTCAATTGGTTTGCTGCCAAGTGCGAGCATTGGTGAAAAATATGGTTTGTATGAGCCGATTCATGGGAGTGCACCAGATATTGCGGGACAAGGAATCGCCAATCCTATAGCAACAATTGCCAGTGCAGCGATGATGCTACGCTATCAGTTTGGCGAAGAGAGTGCTGCAAAAAGAATAGAAGATGCTATCAAGCGAGTGCTCAAAGAGGGATACCGCACAAAAGATCTCAGCAGTTTTGATGCAAAAGAGGTGGTAACAACGAGCGAGATGGGAAGTCTCATCGCCCAGTATGCAAGCGAAATATAG
- the rpoD gene encoding RNA polymerase sigma factor RpoD → MAAKDLNKKLEEFFAEHKDKYVTYEQLVELFERQPTLAQAKKILALQKKYNVEIITSGEAAKKLNIEEKAKKEEERKKLTEEELAEEFDLTKDKELLEWSRSDSPVRMYLREMGQIPLLTKEEEIELSKKIELGENIILDAICSVPYLIDFILDYKEPLINRERRVKELFKSFEDEADEEEEENLDKEAKKKAKYSKREKKIIELFKALEKAKKEWLKVRDKELPEDATPEEKFHHELVVAFKKKQLKERLLDLGPTSKLINELVKSMETALKSDEGFEKELKKLEYRLPLFNEQLRENHKKLLEDITHLSKEEIAARVPEATMVSTYMDIKKLFLAKEASKKGFNLEPEKLAEILEQIKRGKKISEEAKTRMAKSNLRLVVSIAKRYTNRGLPFLDLIQEGNIGLMKAVDKFEYKKGYKFSTYATWWIRQAISRAIADQARTIRIPIHMIETINRINKIVRKHLQETGKEPDVETIAKEVGLPVDKVKNVIKITKEPVSLEAPIGNEEDGKFGDFIEDKSAPNPLEVIMREDMKSKIDEILEHLNEREKAVVRMRFGLMPDESDRTLEEIGRELNVTRERVRQIESSAIKKLKHPKVGRKIKNYIED, encoded by the coding sequence ATGGCTGCAAAAGATCTCAATAAAAAATTAGAAGAGTTTTTCGCTGAACACAAAGATAAATATGTTACATATGAGCAACTTGTAGAACTTTTTGAGAGACAACCGACACTTGCACAAGCAAAAAAGATCTTGGCACTACAAAAAAAATATAATGTTGAAATAATAACCAGCGGTGAAGCTGCAAAAAAACTCAATATCGAAGAGAAAGCTAAAAAAGAGGAAGAGAGAAAAAAGCTCACTGAAGAAGAGCTTGCTGAGGAGTTTGACCTTACAAAAGACAAAGAGCTCTTAGAGTGGAGTAGAAGTGATAGCCCAGTGAGGATGTACCTGCGCGAGATGGGGCAGATTCCACTTCTAACAAAAGAAGAAGAGATAGAGCTTTCTAAAAAAATAGAGCTTGGAGAAAATATCATCCTTGATGCTATATGCTCTGTTCCTTATTTAATAGATTTTATACTTGATTACAAAGAGCCTCTTATTAATCGTGAGAGAAGAGTAAAAGAGCTTTTTAAAAGTTTCGAAGATGAAGCAGATGAGGAAGAAGAAGAAAATCTCGATAAAGAGGCTAAAAAGAAAGCTAAATACTCTAAACGTGAAAAAAAGATTATTGAGCTTTTCAAAGCTTTAGAAAAAGCAAAAAAAGAGTGGCTTAAAGTACGTGATAAAGAGCTTCCAGAAGATGCGACACCAGAAGAGAAATTTCATCATGAACTTGTTGTAGCATTTAAGAAAAAGCAGCTCAAAGAGCGTTTACTTGATCTTGGACCTACAAGCAAGCTTATCAACGAGCTTGTTAAATCGATGGAGACAGCTTTAAAGAGTGATGAAGGATTTGAAAAAGAGCTCAAAAAACTTGAATATCGTTTGCCACTTTTCAACGAGCAACTACGAGAAAATCATAAAAAACTCCTTGAAGATATTACACATCTGAGCAAAGAGGAGATTGCTGCCCGTGTCCCTGAGGCTACAATGGTAAGTACCTATATGGATATTAAAAAGCTCTTTTTGGCAAAAGAGGCAAGTAAAAAAGGGTTCAATCTTGAGCCAGAAAAGTTAGCAGAGATTTTAGAGCAGATTAAACGTGGGAAAAAGATAAGTGAAGAGGCAAAAACACGTATGGCAAAGAGTAACCTCCGCCTTGTTGTCTCCATTGCGAAACGCTATACCAATAGGGGCTTGCCATTTTTGGATCTCATTCAAGAGGGCAATATCGGCCTCATGAAAGCAGTAGATAAGTTTGAATACAAAAAAGGATACAAATTTTCTACATACGCTACATGGTGGATACGCCAAGCAATTAGTCGTGCGATTGCAGATCAAGCGCGTACTATTAGGATCCCAATCCATATGATTGAGACAATAAACCGTATCAATAAAATCGTTCGTAAGCATCTTCAAGAGACTGGAAAAGAGCCTGATGTAGAGACTATTGCAAAAGAGGTAGGACTGCCAGTCGATAAAGTAAAAAATGTTATTAAAATCACAAAAGAGCCAGTGAGCCTTGAAGCACCTATAGGGAATGAAGAGGATGGCAAATTTGGTGATTTTATCGAAGATAAAAGTGCTCCAAATCCTTTAGAAGTTATTATGCGTGAGGATATGAAGAGCAAAATCGATGAGATCCTCGAACATCTCAATGAGCGCGAAAAAGCGGTAGTGCGCATGCGCTTTGGTCTTATGCCAGATGAAAGCGACAGGACTCTTGAAGAGATTGGAAGAGAGCTCAACGTTACGCGAGAGAGAGTGCGCCAAATCGAATCAAGTGCTATTAAAAAGCTTAAACACCCCAAAGTAGGTAGAAAAATCAAAAACTACATAGAAGATTAA